From Agrobacterium tumefaciens, a single genomic window includes:
- a CDS encoding phage tail assembly protein: protein MGDLDYSEFEPAVTETLEAGAAEEFVVEHVEPLAGSYSYRLLSPMTVNGARLNVVTIKQPEQTDLDDYATGSIVSRRLLLARLTGVDPRVIKRMIWPDSKAIHQILADLIPDFMME from the coding sequence ATGGGTGACCTCGACTATTCTGAATTCGAGCCGGCGGTGACCGAGACATTGGAAGCGGGCGCCGCAGAAGAGTTTGTCGTCGAGCACGTTGAGCCTCTTGCGGGCTCTTACAGCTACCGCCTCTTGTCCCCGATGACGGTCAACGGTGCGCGGCTCAATGTCGTCACGATCAAGCAGCCGGAGCAGACTGATCTCGATGACTATGCGACGGGAAGCATTGTTTCCCGTCGTCTTTTGCTCGCGCGCCTGACGGGTGTCGACCCGAGGGTGATCAAGAGAATGATCTGGCCGGACAGCAAGGCTATTCACCAGATCCTCGCGGATCTGATCCCCGATTTCATGATGGAGTGA
- a CDS encoding phage tail tape measure protein gives MGKLTATMVVDISDRTGNKTQAIIGNLDRLKRAERDRMLAERGMSLNRVQRLQEREMIERARSAQAEQTAREAALAAATQKRSAAVAAFAVRGAAAVGVAAYAAGRAYSNYADIEDRVAGIAINADKGVAAIQPTMQSLRTVAQDTKQSFDTVMTGLDTLVASGRSLDESMSFLPSVALTAKASRAEIADIALTADAVGGSFNIAGDKMQQAFDMLVTGGKLGKFELKDMAQYLPSLAPSFAALGYKGTEGLGKLVAMLQTVRMQAGSSAEAATYLSNVLNKMYSEDVAKRFDKFGVDLPKALDKARREGKDVLEVFLDMTQLALKGDLTKITTLFGDAEMQKGVRALVMLRDAQANFNAEINKAKGSALADFNAQADLSKNKIQQLSNNWDTFMAHVGSGVATVVNPALDKVNQAISDDAAVESVMSGMDAEQRGWLRDDFYGRFSKANPQASYEEMVAAFRAALIKVGRGGAKTIFDDIDTAEGRRRGGETMSKYPSRGSYDPAAHAAGIDKQPLGQTTGVIPVPTGRPGSEPAEVRLDRVLQNAEDVQRRYPSRGAYDPEQVRRERLAVAVQEQRSFNVFGAFEDRLAGRTPQNATAPTSGRQPVVIEGTPSVTLSGTPSVTITNPPPRPNITVHMPVTIHEAPNAEAVARQLGQAIRSEMDGLQTSTNDSGL, from the coding sequence ATGGGCAAACTGACCGCCACGATGGTCGTCGATATCAGCGATCGCACAGGCAATAAAACACAGGCGATCATTGGTAACCTCGACCGCCTGAAGCGGGCAGAGCGTGACCGTATGCTTGCCGAACGGGGTATGTCTCTTAACCGCGTGCAGCGTCTTCAGGAACGGGAGATGATTGAGCGCGCACGCTCTGCCCAGGCGGAGCAGACGGCGCGGGAGGCCGCTCTTGCGGCGGCGACGCAAAAACGGAGTGCTGCAGTGGCTGCATTTGCAGTGCGGGGAGCGGCGGCTGTTGGGGTGGCCGCCTATGCCGCTGGTCGAGCATACTCCAATTACGCGGACATCGAGGATCGCGTCGCAGGCATCGCGATCAATGCGGACAAGGGTGTTGCTGCCATACAGCCGACGATGCAGAGCCTCAGAACTGTGGCCCAAGACACGAAGCAAAGCTTCGATACGGTGATGACTGGTCTCGACACGCTCGTCGCCTCCGGCCGATCGCTCGATGAATCTATGTCGTTCCTGCCATCAGTGGCCCTGACCGCTAAAGCGTCTCGCGCAGAGATTGCCGATATCGCACTCACGGCAGATGCTGTCGGAGGGTCTTTCAATATCGCTGGCGACAAGATGCAACAAGCGTTCGACATGCTCGTGACAGGCGGTAAACTCGGCAAGTTCGAGTTGAAGGATATGGCTCAATATCTGCCAAGCTTGGCGCCGTCGTTTGCGGCTCTGGGATATAAAGGTACCGAAGGTCTCGGCAAACTTGTGGCGATGTTGCAGACTGTACGGATGCAAGCGGGATCTTCGGCTGAGGCGGCGACGTATCTCAGTAACGTGCTCAATAAGATGTATTCTGAGGATGTTGCCAAGCGCTTCGACAAGTTTGGTGTGGATCTTCCCAAGGCGCTCGATAAGGCCCGCCGGGAAGGCAAGGATGTGCTCGAGGTTTTCCTCGATATGACACAGCTGGCGCTGAAGGGTGATCTGACCAAGATTACCACGCTTTTCGGCGATGCCGAAATGCAGAAGGGTGTCCGAGCTCTCGTTATGCTTAGGGATGCGCAGGCAAACTTCAATGCGGAAATCAATAAAGCGAAGGGTTCGGCGCTGGCGGACTTCAATGCTCAGGCTGATCTGTCGAAGAACAAAATTCAGCAGCTTTCAAACAATTGGGACACCTTTATGGCCCATGTCGGGAGCGGTGTCGCAACGGTCGTTAATCCCGCTCTAGATAAGGTCAATCAGGCGATTTCGGACGATGCCGCCGTTGAAAGTGTTATGAGCGGCATGGACGCTGAACAGAGAGGTTGGTTGCGTGATGACTTCTACGGGCGGTTCTCTAAGGCAAATCCGCAGGCGAGTTACGAGGAGATGGTGGCCGCTTTCAGGGCCGCGCTCATAAAGGTTGGGCGCGGTGGAGCGAAAACGATCTTCGACGATATCGATACCGCAGAAGGCCGCAGGCGAGGCGGGGAGACGATGTCGAAGTATCCGTCGAGAGGCTCTTACGACCCGGCTGCACATGCCGCCGGTATCGATAAACAGCCTCTTGGGCAAACGACTGGTGTAATCCCGGTACCAACCGGCCGCCCTGGAAGCGAACCAGCAGAGGTGCGTTTAGACCGAGTGCTTCAGAATGCAGAGGATGTGCAGCGGAGATATCCGTCACGAGGCGCCTATGATCCGGAACAGGTGCGTCGTGAGCGTCTAGCTGTTGCTGTCCAAGAGCAGAGGTCGTTCAATGTCTTCGGCGCATTTGAAGACAGGTTGGCGGGCAGGACTCCGCAAAATGCCACCGCCCCTACGTCAGGGCGTCAACCTGTTGTCATCGAGGGGACCCCTTCGGTGACCCTTTCCGGTACGCCTTCTGTCACCATCACAAACCCGCCGCCTCGGCCGAACATCACCGTCCATATGCCTGTGACCATCCATGAGGCTCCGAACGCTGAGGCGGTCGCAAGGCAATTGGGGCAGGCGATCAGATCGGAAATGGATGGGCTCCAAACGTCGACGAATGACAGCGGGCTTTAG
- a CDS encoding phage tail protein produces the protein MMYFLGAVMIDAKPFSADAVRRDSSGSLVVKPVMGGRQRKENVGEGEDDLTLSGSLLPNRIGGLTQLEVLHSMRRNGARFPVMRGDGTRLGWYGIKAMTEEHRDLMSDGVGFELLYTIVLEQADERPGDGQSVIGGLLSLFSLNGVL, from the coding sequence ATGATGTATTTTCTCGGCGCAGTGATGATCGATGCAAAACCGTTCTCTGCAGATGCGGTCCGACGGGATAGTTCCGGATCTCTGGTCGTGAAGCCGGTGATGGGCGGGCGACAGCGGAAGGAAAATGTTGGTGAGGGAGAGGACGATCTGACGCTTTCGGGCTCCCTGCTGCCGAACAGGATTGGCGGCCTTACCCAACTTGAGGTGCTTCACTCAATGCGTCGTAACGGCGCGCGTTTTCCCGTGATGCGCGGAGACGGAACGCGCCTTGGTTGGTATGGCATCAAAGCTATGACGGAAGAGCATCGCGACCTGATGTCCGACGGGGTGGGGTTTGAGCTTCTCTACACCATCGTTCTGGAACAAGCGGATGAAAGGCCGGGCGACGGTCAATCCGTGATTGGTGGGCTGCTTTCGCTATTCTCTCTGAACGGGGTGTTGTGA
- a CDS encoding phage tail protein: MPDKFTVRGEGLTVELVLHRKYGVRGRALVEETMRINPGLAGLGAFLPLGTTFSIPELPAQTGLVRARKSLFKD, translated from the coding sequence ATGCCAGACAAGTTCACGGTGCGAGGTGAGGGGCTAACCGTCGAGTTGGTTCTGCACCGTAAATACGGGGTGCGCGGCCGAGCCCTCGTGGAGGAGACGATGCGAATCAATCCCGGGCTGGCAGGTCTCGGGGCATTCCTGCCGTTGGGCACCACTTTCAGCATTCCCGAACTGCCGGCGCAAACGGGTCTCGTCCGCGCCCGAAAAAGTCTGTTCAAGGATTAG
- a CDS encoding late control D family protein, translated as MSWVNGVYYDLTVAPQWSVDWSVWIDGKDKTGAMSPYLIDVAITDKEGTASDTCSLTFDDTDGEIELDMEGAAIVVYLNGVATFDGTVETARSTGSRGGGRLVPVTAKGFDTRGKAKELQAFHKDEATLQEFLSEAASRAGYSIQVDQSLADMQRDYWSADYESFLDLGEKIAREVNGTFKLRGKRAVLVPRGAADLSPIYGIVGPGGNVISWDIAPFTGRPSFTKAKSRYFDRKSAKFVEEEVEIDLGRDLPDVTNMTRMPVADEGQAKRRAEGRKSEAKRDAGGGTVLLDLEPMAQAEAVFHLSGARKAIDGSWRVASVAHKANRSGGATTSLEIKEPGAQ; from the coding sequence ATGAGCTGGGTCAACGGTGTTTATTACGATCTGACCGTCGCTCCGCAATGGTCTGTCGACTGGTCGGTGTGGATCGATGGAAAAGACAAAACGGGCGCGATGAGTCCCTATCTGATCGATGTCGCGATTACCGACAAAGAAGGCACAGCCTCGGATACCTGTAGTCTGACTTTCGATGATACGGACGGGGAAATCGAACTGGACATGGAGGGAGCGGCGATCGTCGTCTACCTCAATGGCGTCGCGACATTTGATGGCACGGTCGAAACTGCAAGAAGTACCGGCTCGCGCGGCGGTGGACGGTTGGTGCCAGTGACCGCAAAAGGTTTCGACACTCGCGGAAAAGCCAAAGAATTGCAGGCCTTTCATAAAGACGAGGCCACATTGCAGGAGTTTCTCTCGGAGGCCGCCTCCAGAGCGGGGTATTCCATACAGGTCGATCAATCTTTGGCGGACATGCAACGGGACTATTGGTCGGCGGACTATGAGAGCTTCCTCGATCTCGGCGAAAAAATAGCGAGAGAGGTAAACGGAACTTTCAAACTTCGCGGCAAGCGGGCCGTCTTGGTTCCGCGCGGCGCAGCCGATCTTTCCCCGATTTATGGCATCGTTGGGCCAGGGGGAAACGTTATCAGTTGGGACATCGCGCCGTTTACTGGAAGACCGTCATTCACCAAAGCAAAGTCGCGCTACTTCGACAGGAAATCGGCGAAATTCGTTGAAGAAGAAGTGGAGATAGATCTCGGCCGTGATCTTCCTGACGTGACGAACATGACGCGCATGCCAGTTGCCGATGAAGGGCAAGCCAAGCGCCGTGCTGAAGGTCGGAAAAGTGAAGCGAAGCGCGACGCAGGCGGCGGTACCGTCCTTCTTGATCTTGAGCCGATGGCTCAAGCCGAGGCAGTCTTTCATCTGTCAGGTGCCCGGAAGGCTATCGACGGTAGCTGGCGCGTTGCAAGTGTAGCTCACAAGGCAAACAGATCTGGTGGCGCTACCACGTCACTCGAAATCAAGGAGCCTGGCGCCCAATAG
- a CDS encoding TIGR02594 family protein has translation MATVREVQQRLISLGYDVGPSGADGIPGRSTTKAVTRFQEDKKLSILYPGTIGPKTLVALGLNDNRPMVPPWVTEARRFLGLHEAKNAKVLDKALRLDASEIAWCGAFVGMVIATALPKEPMPANPLGSRNWLKFGKALNEPQIGAIAVFWRGSKDGWQGHVGIVVGHDKTHLHVLGGNQSDSVTIARIAKTRLLGYRWPVTYQDAPYTALPMTTISASVTTNEA, from the coding sequence ATGGCGACTGTACGCGAGGTACAGCAGCGCTTGATTTCGCTCGGCTATGATGTCGGGCCGTCTGGCGCTGATGGCATTCCCGGTCGTAGCACGACGAAGGCCGTGACGCGGTTCCAGGAGGATAAGAAGCTCTCAATCCTCTATCCCGGCACGATCGGTCCGAAGACGCTCGTTGCGCTCGGGTTGAACGATAACAGGCCGATGGTGCCGCCTTGGGTGACGGAAGCGCGCCGCTTCCTCGGCCTGCATGAGGCGAAGAACGCCAAAGTGCTGGACAAGGCCCTGCGGCTCGATGCGAGCGAAATCGCGTGGTGCGGTGCTTTCGTCGGCATGGTCATTGCCACAGCCCTGCCGAAAGAGCCGATGCCAGCGAACCCGCTCGGCTCTCGCAACTGGTTGAAGTTCGGCAAGGCGCTGAACGAACCGCAGATCGGCGCCATCGCCGTCTTCTGGCGTGGCTCTAAGGATGGCTGGCAAGGTCATGTTGGCATCGTCGTCGGCCACGACAAGACGCACCTGCATGTTCTAGGCGGTAATCAGTCCGATTCCGTCACCATCGCCCGCATCGCAAAAACTCGTCTGCTCGGCTATCGCTGGCCGGTCACGTATCAGGATGCGCCCTATACCGCTCTGCCGATGACCACAATATCGGCCAGCGTCACGACCAACGAAGCTTAA
- a CDS encoding cell wall anchor protein, producing MTKSLLFAAVAAFALSSCSATTGSIDNAIQKNLPQICTTAATAHSAFVIVASTGNLKQSTVSKEAAAWSALDVICKDPSSVTAATALVKAAEAYAVITTALRDAKRVEG from the coding sequence ATGACCAAGTCTCTGCTTTTCGCGGCAGTGGCGGCCTTTGCGCTGTCTTCATGCTCGGCCACAACCGGATCGATCGACAATGCGATCCAGAAAAATCTCCCGCAGATATGCACCACGGCGGCGACTGCCCATAGCGCGTTCGTGATTGTCGCTAGCACAGGCAACCTGAAACAGTCGACGGTCAGCAAAGAAGCTGCAGCCTGGTCTGCTTTGGACGTGATCTGCAAAGATCCCTCGTCCGTCACGGCGGCTACTGCATTGGTAAAAGCGGCCGAGGCATACGCGGTGATCACAACAGCCTTACGTGATGCAAAACGGGTGGAGGGTTGA
- a CDS encoding prolyl-tRNA synthetase associated domain-containing protein, producing MTEISPKTADELFELLDKLGISHSTKQHEPVFTVAESQSLRDLIPGGHTKNLFVKDKKDKYFVLTVEENASVDLKSVHKVIGAASRVSFGRPEKMLEYLGVVPGSVTVFGAINDVNNDVTFVLDSALMENDLINGHPLSNDATTTVGKQDLIRFLEATGHAPLVLKVSE from the coding sequence ATGACGGAAATTTCTCCCAAGACGGCGGATGAACTCTTCGAGCTTCTGGACAAGCTTGGCATCTCACACAGCACGAAACAGCATGAGCCGGTCTTTACTGTCGCTGAATCCCAGTCGCTGCGTGATCTCATCCCCGGTGGTCATACCAAGAACCTGTTCGTAAAGGACAAGAAGGACAAGTATTTCGTCCTGACGGTGGAAGAAAACGCTTCCGTCGACCTCAAGAGCGTTCACAAAGTGATCGGTGCGGCAAGCCGCGTTTCCTTTGGCAGGCCGGAAAAGATGCTGGAGTATCTTGGCGTCGTTCCCGGATCGGTCACCGTCTTTGGCGCGATCAATGACGTCAACAACGACGTGACTTTTGTGCTCGACAGCGCTCTTATGGAGAACGACCTGATCAACGGTCACCCGCTGTCCAACGATGCGACGACGACGGTTGGCAAGCAGGACCTTATTCGCTTTCTGGAGGCGACCGGCCATGCGCCGCTTGTCTTGAAAGTGAGCGAGTGA
- the trxA gene encoding thioredoxin has protein sequence MSGTNNPYGSSYGGQMSATAQFGGEHNGAASGHIKDTTTAAFSKDVLEESRNQPVLVDFWAPWCGPCKQLTPVLEKVINEANGRVKLVKLNIDDHPSIPGQLGIQSIPAIVAFADGRPVDGFMGAVPESQIRQFIDKIAGPDAGDPKAQIEAVLAEAKQLVADGDHEGAAQLFGAVMQADPDNAAAIAGIAECMIAVGEYERAGELVSSLPPELSEDAGIQLVAKKIAQYEEARKLGDATALERDLTTNPDHHESRMKLAKVLNVQGKRDEAADHLLYIMRKDREFDEDGARRQLLEFFEAWGFKDPATVAGRRKLSAILFS, from the coding sequence ATGAGCGGCACGAACAACCCTTACGGCAGTTCCTACGGCGGGCAGATGTCTGCAACCGCACAATTCGGCGGGGAGCATAATGGCGCTGCCTCCGGCCACATCAAAGATACGACGACCGCCGCCTTCTCCAAAGATGTTCTTGAGGAATCGCGTAATCAGCCGGTGCTGGTCGATTTCTGGGCGCCGTGGTGCGGCCCATGCAAACAGCTGACGCCGGTTCTGGAAAAGGTCATCAACGAAGCCAATGGCCGCGTGAAGCTGGTAAAGCTGAATATCGACGATCATCCCTCAATTCCCGGCCAGCTTGGCATCCAGTCAATCCCGGCCATCGTGGCCTTCGCTGATGGTCGCCCGGTTGATGGTTTCATGGGCGCTGTTCCGGAAAGCCAGATCCGTCAGTTTATCGACAAGATTGCCGGTCCCGATGCAGGTGATCCGAAAGCCCAGATCGAAGCTGTGCTGGCCGAAGCAAAACAGCTTGTGGCGGATGGCGATCACGAAGGTGCTGCGCAGCTGTTCGGTGCAGTCATGCAGGCTGACCCGGACAATGCAGCCGCGATTGCAGGTATCGCCGAGTGCATGATTGCCGTTGGCGAATACGAACGGGCGGGCGAGCTTGTGTCTTCGCTGCCGCCGGAATTGTCTGAAGATGCGGGCATCCAGCTCGTTGCCAAGAAGATCGCTCAATATGAGGAAGCCCGTAAACTCGGCGATGCGACGGCCCTCGAGCGAGATCTCACAACAAATCCGGATCATCACGAATCCCGAATGAAACTTGCCAAGGTTCTGAACGTTCAAGGCAAGCGTGATGAAGCAGCCGACCATCTGCTCTACATCATGCGCAAGGATCGCGAGTTCGATGAAGACGGCGCGCGTCGGCAACTGCTGGAGTTTTTCGAGGCCTGGGGCTTCAAAGACCCTGCGACGGTGGCCGGACGCAGGAAGCTTTCGGCTATCCTGTTTTCGTAA
- a CDS encoding LON peptidase substrate-binding domain-containing protein yields MHIGNARYVKSDDLPETVPVFPLPGALLLPEGHLPLNIFEPRYLAMIDRALASDRLIGMVQPALHAIDTGTEGGALSSVGCLGRITSFSETGDGRYLISLTGVCRFRLLKEVDAAGKPYRSFVHAPFIADLSGDYDEDAVDRNNLLRVFRAFLDANQLEADWESVERAGNRVLVNSLSMMSPFGPAEKQALLEAPDLKTRAETLIAITEILLAQGGGENGNVLQ; encoded by the coding sequence ATGCATATCGGAAATGCGAGATATGTGAAGAGCGACGATCTGCCGGAAACAGTCCCGGTCTTCCCCCTGCCGGGAGCGCTTCTCCTGCCGGAAGGGCATCTTCCGCTGAATATCTTCGAACCTCGATATCTGGCGATGATCGACCGGGCACTGGCGAGTGATCGCCTCATTGGCATGGTTCAGCCCGCACTTCACGCAATCGATACAGGCACCGAGGGTGGAGCGCTGAGTTCCGTGGGTTGTCTTGGTCGTATCACTTCATTTTCCGAAACCGGCGACGGCCGTTATCTGATTTCGCTTACCGGTGTTTGCCGTTTCCGTCTGCTCAAGGAAGTGGATGCGGCGGGAAAGCCATACCGCAGCTTTGTGCATGCACCGTTCATCGCCGATCTTTCCGGCGACTACGACGAAGACGCTGTGGATCGTAACAACCTGTTGCGCGTTTTCCGAGCCTTTCTTGATGCCAATCAGCTTGAAGCAGACTGGGAAAGCGTGGAGCGCGCGGGCAATCGCGTGCTCGTCAACTCCCTTTCGATGATGTCACCTTTCGGCCCCGCGGAAAAACAGGCGCTTCTGGAAGCTCCTGATTTGAAGACACGGGCTGAAACACTCATTGCAATCACAGAGATTCTTCTCGCTCAAGGTGGCGGCGAGAACGGCAATGTTTTGCAATAG
- a CDS encoding Trm112 family protein, whose amino-acid sequence MDDRMSNVDPKLLELLVCPLTKGGLSYDRSRNELVSESARLAYPIRDGVPIMLISEARKIED is encoded by the coding sequence ATGGACGACAGGATGAGCAATGTCGACCCGAAGCTGTTGGAGCTTCTGGTTTGTCCTTTGACCAAGGGCGGCTTGTCCTATGACCGCTCCCGCAACGAACTTGTCTCGGAAAGTGCCAGACTGGCCTATCCCATTCGCGATGGTGTGCCGATCATGCTGATTTCGGAAGCCCGCAAAATAGAAGACTGA
- the pbpC gene encoding penicillin-binding protein 1C produces the protein MRRARAVIVGISSAALLLGGAVFGIDTLDKAYPPPLDAAAQRSFEVLDRDGRLLRAFATTEGRWRLKTTAREVDPQFLRMLVAYEDQRFYEHHGIDPWALLRAASQLATNGRIVSGASTLSMQVARLIEPRADRSFSAKFRQVLRALQIERRLSKADILDLYLNIAPYGGNLEGVRAASLAWFGKEPKRLDSAEAALLVALPQLPEKRRPDRFPAAAKEARERVLQRVAVANVVGEGEADRAALSSVPSRRQELPAYAPHMAAYAKAKFAGKGEAHSTLSLSIQREFETIARHAAEKLGSHVSVAIVMADSLSGEIIAEVGSSDYLDTARRGFVEMSRAVRSPGSTLKPFIYGLAFENGLVAQETIIEDRPSDFSGYRPRNFDMQYQGDVSIRQALQLSLNVPAVKLLDATSPSALMVRFRRADVKLVLPSNEAPGLAIALGGAGISLVDLTQLYAALANRGNPVRLGDAIRGMPEIMESDPLFSSTALWNVSDILSGVLPPLGMKQRGIAYKTGTSYGYRDAWSVGYDGRHAIGVWIGRADNGAVPGIAGYATAAPILFDAFEKSGLPVTPMPAAPAGVARIAQGELPANQRRFAVTASGLLSASRRETAPRIVYPPEGARVELSGQSGISPLVLKLQGGRAPFRWLANGRPLPDASHRRSSEWQPEGQGFSTLTVIDADGRASSVRIFVE, from the coding sequence ATGAGGCGCGCGAGGGCTGTTATTGTCGGTATTTCCTCGGCCGCGCTGCTTCTCGGCGGCGCGGTCTTTGGCATAGATACGCTTGACAAGGCCTATCCGCCTCCGCTGGATGCTGCTGCGCAACGCTCCTTCGAAGTCCTGGACCGGGACGGGCGGTTGTTGCGAGCCTTTGCAACGACGGAAGGGCGATGGCGGCTCAAGACGACGGCGAGGGAGGTCGACCCGCAGTTTCTCCGAATGCTGGTGGCTTATGAGGATCAGCGCTTTTACGAGCATCATGGTATCGATCCCTGGGCGCTGCTGCGCGCGGCGTCCCAACTTGCTACCAATGGGCGTATCGTCTCCGGCGCGTCGACGCTGTCGATGCAGGTCGCGCGGCTAATTGAACCGCGCGCCGATCGATCGTTCTCGGCAAAGTTTCGACAGGTCCTGCGCGCGCTGCAGATCGAAAGACGCCTGAGCAAGGCGGACATTCTCGATCTCTATCTCAATATTGCGCCCTATGGCGGTAATCTGGAAGGTGTGCGTGCGGCAAGCCTTGCCTGGTTCGGAAAGGAGCCAAAGCGGCTGGATAGCGCCGAGGCGGCATTGTTGGTGGCGCTGCCGCAATTGCCGGAAAAACGCAGACCGGACCGCTTTCCGGCTGCTGCTAAGGAGGCGAGAGAGCGGGTCTTGCAGCGCGTTGCTGTTGCGAACGTCGTCGGCGAGGGAGAGGCGGACCGTGCCGCGCTGTCCTCGGTGCCGTCCAGAAGGCAGGAGTTGCCGGCCTATGCCCCCCACATGGCGGCTTATGCCAAGGCGAAGTTCGCCGGGAAGGGCGAGGCGCATTCCACGTTATCGCTTTCCATCCAGCGGGAATTTGAAACCATTGCGCGCCACGCCGCGGAAAAACTTGGGAGCCATGTGTCAGTCGCCATCGTCATGGCCGATAGCCTTAGTGGCGAGATCATTGCAGAGGTCGGTTCATCGGATTACCTCGACACCGCGCGACGCGGTTTTGTGGAGATGAGCCGCGCGGTGCGCTCTCCCGGTTCGACCCTCAAACCCTTCATCTATGGGCTTGCCTTCGAAAATGGGCTGGTTGCGCAGGAGACCATCATCGAGGATCGCCCCTCGGATTTCTCCGGCTACCGTCCGCGAAACTTCGATATGCAATATCAGGGCGATGTCAGCATTCGGCAGGCGCTGCAACTCTCGCTCAACGTTCCCGCTGTGAAGCTGCTGGATGCAACCAGCCCCTCGGCGCTGATGGTGCGGTTCCGTCGTGCCGACGTGAAGCTAGTTCTGCCGTCCAATGAGGCGCCGGGCCTCGCCATTGCTCTGGGCGGAGCGGGGATTTCGCTCGTCGATCTCACCCAGCTTTATGCTGCGCTTGCCAATCGTGGAAATCCGGTCCGGCTGGGTGACGCCATTCGTGGCATGCCAGAGATTATGGAAAGTGATCCGCTGTTCTCAAGCACGGCACTCTGGAACGTTTCGGATATTCTCTCGGGCGTTTTGCCCCCGCTTGGCATGAAACAGCGTGGCATCGCCTACAAGACTGGGACGAGTTACGGTTATCGGGATGCTTGGTCGGTTGGTTATGACGGTCGCCACGCCATCGGCGTTTGGATCGGGCGCGCAGATAACGGTGCCGTCCCCGGCATTGCCGGTTACGCCACGGCAGCACCGATCCTCTTTGACGCATTTGAAAAGTCGGGGTTGCCGGTGACACCCATGCCTGCGGCCCCGGCAGGTGTTGCGCGTATCGCACAAGGTGAACTTCCCGCCAATCAACGCCGCTTTGCGGTTACGGCAAGTGGCCTGCTATCGGCTTCTCGACGCGAAACGGCTCCTCGCATCGTCTATCCGCCAGAAGGCGCGCGGGTGGAACTCTCAGGTCAGTCGGGCATTTCACCGCTGGTTCTGAAACTACAGGGTGGACGAGCGCCGTTCCGCTGGCTTGCCAATGGCAGGCCTCTGCCGGATGCGTCCCATCGCCGTAGTAGTGAATGGCAGCCGGAAGGCCAGGGTTTTTCAACGCTGACGGTAATCGACGCCGATGGCCGCGCATCAAGCGTGCGTATCTTTGTCGAATAG